Genomic window (bacterium):
ACCGTAAAAGCTGATTAAATCAGAAGAGTGAACACATTTTTAAGGCTGGAGGCTCTAAATGCTTTATAACTGCTGGTAAAATCATAAACTACAGTTGATTGTGGAATTTAGATGCGTTTGCCCTGGGAATACCCCAAAAAATCCTTGACAAATAATGCGGTAATATGATATACTTAATTATTAATAAGGGAAAATATGGTGAGCGTAGCTCAATGGTCAGAGCGAAGGACTGTGGCTCCTTAGGCTGGGGGTTCGAATCCCCTCGCTCACCCCAGAAGAGGCAAAAATATGCACTATGACACTGTATTCAATCGTTCTTTAATTATTTCTACTACCTTTCATATCTGCATAGTCATAATTTTTTTCTTTATTACCTTCCATCCTCCTATTCCTTTATTTAAAACAATCGAAATCTCAATTGTAAGACTTCCAGAAAAAGAAGAACCAAAACCAGAAATTTTAAAACCTAAAATCATGAAAAAAATTAGTGGAGTCGTTAAAGAAAAATCTCGTTTAAAGGTCAAAAAGTTACCACAACCGATTAAAAAACCTATAATTCCTCCTCCAATTAAATCAACCGGAATACAAGAAGTAAAAGAGATAATAACACCCCTCCCTTCCGCCCCGGGAGGGACTAAAATAGATGATTTTCATGGCGAAGTGCCTGTGCCGAAATCAACTACCCCACAAGAAATTATCTCTACTGGTGAAAAAGATACACAGGTAAGTTCAATTCTTCCTCCTCAGGAAGGGAAAAAAGATGGTGAAACAATAGGTCCTTATATTCATATTGGTGGCCCGGCTGGTGAAAGAAAGGTGTTATATCAACCAAAGTTTAAAATCCCTTATTGGTTAGAAAAAAGTGGACAATCCATCAAGGGAAAATTAAAAATCTGGGTTCTACCGGATGGCTCTATTGATAAGGTCGAGCTAGATGAATCCTTTGGTTATGCGGAGATTGACCGATTAGCCCAATCCGCGGTCTATAAATGGCGATTCTATAAACTGCCGTCGGATATTAAAAGAATAGATTGGGGCACGGTAATCATTACGATTAAATTAGAGTAACTGTTCAGCGCAGAGATGATATGATAAAGTGTCAAGTTTGACCTGCGAAAGATTTTATGGTATACTATACAAAAAGTATTAACTAACTAAAATAAGGAGGACAAACTTATGACACAAACAACATATTTACCAAAA
Coding sequences:
- a CDS encoding energy transducer TonB, which codes for MHYDTVFNRSLIISTTFHICIVIIFFFITFHPPIPLFKTIEISIVRLPEKEEPKPEILKPKIMKKISGVVKEKSRLKVKKLPQPIKKPIIPPPIKSTGIQEVKEIITPLPSAPGGTKIDDFHGEVPVPKSTTPQEIISTGEKDTQVSSILPPQEGKKDGETIGPYIHIGGPAGERKVLYQPKFKIPYWLEKSGQSIKGKLKIWVLPDGSIDKVELDESFGYAEIDRLAQSAVYKWRFYKLPSDIKRIDWGTVIITIKLE